In Lolium rigidum isolate FL_2022 chromosome 3, APGP_CSIRO_Lrig_0.1, whole genome shotgun sequence, the genomic window ttcgtcacggaggctatttgtaggcggaagggcaagtcaagaggcggcacgggggcccaaaccacgggccggcgcggccgggggtggggccgcgcctccctagggtttggccaccccgtggcccccttcgtctctccttcggacttctggaagcttcgtgagaaaataggcctccgggcttttatttcgtccaattccgagaatatttctttactaggatttctgaaaccaaaaacagcgagaaaacagcaagcggcacttcggcatcttgttaataggttagttccagaaaatgcacgaatatgacataaagtgtgcataaaacatgtagataacatcaataatgtggcatggaacacaagaaattatcgatacgttggagacgtatcaatccccaacaactgatatagaatGTGATAACCTTCCAACAAACCCAACAGATGTAGATATAACAACAGATCTCTAAATATgcgctacgactcgcaaggctcaagcaACAAACAACGACGATAGGTAGCGGATAGGTAACAGGGCTCATATGGGTAACAGTGGAATAGGACATGTGACTCGATCAAgaacgcaacataaggatagcaggagAGCAACGATAATGAAACTGTTAAATAGGTGAAgaaggtgggctcgcctgtgaaaaacaAAGCAGTAGAACAAACAGCGGATGCACTTGTCGGAGAATTTGtcagagaacttgtcgtatctcacaacaccacttcatgatcctatccgggaagaagcaaaacactagaacaaacaacggatgcaccaCTTTatactacggcaaaagaatcggcatgctcaagatgatatgcatgacatggcagatatgatgcgatgcaacttatccaatttaagcggaatcggaatcccGACACAGATTTATATGGTTCAAGTTATTTTTGTACCGGCAATATTAAAAGTTGGTTAGCATGGCAAGACAAAAAAAGGGTGAGCTACTTCCaatttaaacggagcggggaaacctagtCGGTATtctgaaatactccgcatatatgataggtgaacatgcataactatcacggTTCGATATGATGCGATATGCAAACATGTATATGCGATATACAAACATGTATATGGACAGCTCTATGAACTACAACAGGGCGCAGCACGAGATGGTGACGAGAACTGGGGACTCCACGGGGCGTCTCATGAGGTATGACCCGCGAACCTCAGATGTCACGGTGCTTCAGATAGACATGACCTACCCTAATAGCGTCGCCGTCAGCACCGACCGTACACACCTTGTGGTTGCATCGACCGGTCCTTGCAAGCTACTAAGGCACTGGATCAAAGGTCCCAACACTGGAAGATCCGAGCCTTTTGCCGACCTCCTAGGGTATCCTGATAATGTGAGACCTAGCAACAAGGGAGGTTATTGGGTGGCTTTACACCGTGAGAAAAACGAACTTCCTTTGGGCCGGGATAGCCATTTGCTCGCTGTGAGGGTCGGCTCCAACGGAAAGATACTAGAAGAGATGAGAGGTCCCAAGAGTGTGAGACCGACCGAGATCATGGAGAGGGAGAATGGCAAAATCTACATGGGTTCCGTGGAGCTGCCTTACGTCAGTGTAGTTAAACGCAAATGAGATAGGTTGATTCAACATAGCTTTTTGTTTCTTATATTTTATCCTTCTGTGTAATTTTCCAATTCATTTTCTGCCAGAATAACCAATGTAATCGACAAATATTATCAGCAAATTATTTTATGTTATTTCTTTCATTTTCATGTCCAGAAAAGCTAATTTCTGTCAAGCTGCTTTTACCATGCTATCCTTCTGTGGATAAACGACCTTTGAAAAGCAAAGCAAAAAATACTCCCTATTCTGGGTTCTCTAGCTGTACAAGAAAATTCACTGTTCGACTGGTAGTTATTGAACTAAAAAAAGGTTTTTTAATTAATATATTATACACTGAGGATTTATTGCTTTAaaaactttttttgaattttatagaCGATGTTAAAACAAGGTGTCTTAATTACTCGACCAGCAAGTAACAATAGGAGACAGGACATGCCATGCCAGAGTCGGGACAAGTCCCTTCAGCCTTAACATTGTGTTGGATAAAAAAGTTCCACCCATTGCATTTATATGTGTTTATATAATTTTTAGCTCCCACATACATATTCGTACTCAAGTAGTAAACATTGTTTTCTCATCCCGCATATTGATGCGAAGTCAAAGATGGTGAATAAGTGACTGGATAATTTATTGCTTGAGAGACAATATATATAGAGATATTTCCTGTGATAAATATGACGCTGATGATCATTGTGTATCAGGTAGCTCGATTATTGCCTAATAGGTGTTTTATTTGTATTTTCTTTGTACAAGCAGTTCTAGCGAAGTCCAAACTGAGTTAGCTTCATAGTTCGTAAAGACTGAAGCTTGAAATGCCATGTTAACTTAACTGAAGCGAGACAAGCCGTATACatggattgatgcagaggctggggtcatCCCCTTATCGAAAAAACTAAAGCAAGACGGCCACCATCCGGTATAGCTAGGAGCGCAAAATATATGAAGAAACCAGGCACAACTAAAACACCTACCAGCTGGTGACATGGTTCATGGCAAGActcaacatacccaaccaccataACAAGCGATTCTCTAGCTAATAAGACCCAAAATATATGAACAAAAAAATTATCCAA contains:
- the LOC124701506 gene encoding protein STRICTOSIDINE SYNTHASE-LIKE 10-like — encoded protein: MNYNRAQHEMVTRTGDSTGRLMRYDPRTSDVTVLQIDMTYPNSVAVSTDRTHLVVASTGPCKLLRHWIKGPNTGRSEPFADLLGYPDNVRPSNKGGYWVALHREKNELPLGRDSHLLAVRVGSNGKILEEMRGPKSVRPTEIMERENGKIYMGSVELPYVSVVKRK